The following proteins come from a genomic window of Deinococcus aerophilus:
- the gnd gene encoding phosphogluconate dehydrogenase (NAD(+)-dependent, decarboxylating), translated as MKIGMIGLGKMGGNMVLRLTRGGQEVVGYDRSEDSVALIESQGARGARSMDELMAALGDAGQRAVWVMVPAGKITQSVIDDLAGRLSAGDIIIDGGNSNFKDTMRRAEELHRRGIHLVDVGTSGGVWGLQEGYAMMVGGDEAAVERLRPALEVLAPARDQGWGRMGPAGSGHYVKMVHNGIEYGMMQSYAEGFELMRHKEEFDLDMAQVAELWRHGSVIRSWLLDLTAEALKNSTDFNQLSDYVADSGEGRWTIIDSIEQGVPTPVITLATQMRFRSQQEVSYAGQMLSAMRRAFGGHAVKTLETPKREGLVPEVQPGEHPKTAAPENISAAARQPQHGDGSAAEQLGETGHDRVKGTE; from the coding sequence ATGAAGATAGGCATGATTGGCCTGGGAAAGATGGGCGGCAACATGGTGCTGCGTCTCACGCGCGGTGGCCAGGAGGTCGTGGGCTACGACCGCAGCGAGGACAGCGTGGCCCTGATTGAGTCGCAGGGTGCCCGCGGAGCGCGCAGCATGGACGAGCTGATGGCCGCGCTGGGAGACGCCGGACAGCGGGCCGTGTGGGTGATGGTGCCGGCGGGCAAGATCACCCAATCGGTGATTGACGACCTCGCCGGGCGCCTGTCTGCCGGGGACATCATCATTGACGGCGGCAACAGCAACTTCAAGGACACCATGCGCCGCGCCGAGGAACTGCACAGGCGCGGCATTCACCTGGTGGACGTGGGCACCTCCGGCGGGGTCTGGGGCCTTCAGGAGGGCTACGCCATGATGGTGGGCGGTGACGAGGCGGCCGTGGAGCGCCTGCGTCCGGCGCTGGAAGTGCTCGCTCCCGCCCGCGACCAGGGTTGGGGCCGCATGGGCCCGGCGGGTTCAGGGCACTACGTCAAGATGGTCCACAACGGCATCGAGTACGGCATGATGCAGTCTTACGCCGAGGGCTTCGAGCTGATGCGCCACAAGGAGGAATTCGACCTCGACATGGCGCAGGTCGCCGAGCTGTGGCGTCACGGCTCGGTGATCCGCTCGTGGCTGCTGGACCTGACCGCCGAGGCCCTGAAGAACTCCACGGACTTCAATCAGCTCTCGGACTACGTGGCCGACAGCGGCGAGGGCCGCTGGACCATCATCGACTCCATTGAGCAGGGGGTGCCCACCCCGGTGATCACCCTGGCGACCCAGATGCGCTTTCGCAGCCAGCAGGAGGTCAGCTACGCCGGGCAGATGCTCTCGGCCATGCGCCGCGCTTTCGGGGGTCACGCCGTCAAGACGCTGGAGACGCCCAAGCGCGAAGGCCTGGTGCCCGAGGTGCAGCCCGGCGAGCATCCCAAGACCGCCGCGCCCGAGAACATCTCTGCCGCCGCTCGGCAGCCGCAGCACGGAGACGGCTCGGCCGCCGAGCAACTGGGTGAAACCGGACACGACCGCGTGAAAGGCACCGAATGA
- a CDS encoding chloride channel protein: MRSPLPRAVLTRLETGRVVVLSVLLGALVGGLSILLRMSLDALLRWGSVLTGYSPPGTPGEGGLMMAFGEALPWGLLTLPVVGVAYTLLVPAAQGDAMTQLVRGYHTRGQWPPVVTQLRTLLGTGLAYTSGLLVGRDSAFTSVGQLGARLLGRVTRLDAVEVRTLTLAGAAAALGTVLHAPLAAAVLVAEVLYRRFEFEFEVVMPCVLAAVAGTAVYGLAYGFTPLLSFPEVGTPAAPQLLPLLLVAVVVTLVGLLSLMVGKAIPDAWTTGWPRPVLGGVFGLLTAVLAVFATPAVLGDGSGWVQLSASGFVGTEGGMQGIWRWLLLALGARLAFGGGVLPSVGVGGLLGAGLGSVLGADTALSTMIGVVAFLTVTLNVPLAAALLAVAWGGEALLPTALVASGLAHALSGTAGLLPSQVASRGQSGVHLGGAALLPDTVRFIPRRAPDAPAVPYDALPAQAAAASDAETGGRELYRRGVPPGWRGARLKLLSLPPGVEIVGIVRDGTVRLPRPELLLTPDDELVFLARPDAYAALEGLLRLPGA; this comes from the coding sequence ATGCGTTCTCCATTGCCCCGCGCCGTGCTGACCCGTCTGGAAACAGGTCGGGTGGTGGTGCTCAGCGTGCTGCTGGGCGCGCTGGTGGGTGGCCTGAGCATCCTGCTGCGCATGAGCCTGGACGCCCTGCTGCGCTGGGGATCGGTGCTGACCGGTTACTCGCCGCCCGGCACGCCCGGCGAGGGCGGCCTGATGATGGCCTTTGGCGAGGCGCTGCCGTGGGGCCTGCTGACCCTGCCGGTGGTCGGGGTGGCCTACACCCTGCTGGTGCCCGCCGCACAGGGCGACGCGATGACCCAGCTGGTGCGCGGCTACCACACCCGCGGGCAATGGCCGCCGGTGGTAACGCAACTGCGCACCCTGCTAGGTACCGGGCTGGCCTATACCTCCGGCCTGCTGGTGGGCCGCGACTCGGCCTTCACCAGCGTGGGACAGCTGGGGGCGCGGCTGCTGGGCCGGGTGACCCGGCTGGACGCGGTGGAGGTCCGCACCCTGACGCTGGCGGGCGCGGCGGCGGCGCTGGGTACAGTGCTGCACGCGCCGCTGGCCGCCGCCGTGCTGGTGGCCGAGGTGCTGTACCGCCGCTTCGAGTTTGAGTTCGAGGTGGTGATGCCCTGTGTTCTCGCCGCCGTTGCCGGCACGGCCGTGTATGGACTTGCCTACGGCTTTACGCCCCTGCTGAGCTTTCCAGAGGTGGGCACGCCGGCCGCGCCACAACTGTTGCCGTTGCTGCTTGTGGCGGTGGTGGTGACCCTGGTGGGGCTGCTGTCCCTGATGGTCGGCAAGGCCATCCCGGACGCGTGGACCACCGGCTGGCCGCGCCCGGTGCTAGGAGGGGTGTTTGGTCTGTTGACCGCGGTGCTGGCCGTGTTCGCCACGCCCGCGGTGCTGGGCGACGGCAGCGGCTGGGTACAGCTCAGCGCCTCGGGCTTCGTGGGCACCGAGGGTGGGATGCAGGGCATCTGGCGCTGGCTGCTGCTTGCGCTGGGGGCCCGGCTGGCCTTCGGCGGCGGCGTGCTGCCCTCGGTGGGGGTCGGCGGTCTGCTGGGGGCCGGGCTGGGCAGCGTTCTGGGCGCAGATACGGCGCTGTCCACCATGATCGGCGTGGTGGCCTTTCTGACCGTTACCCTGAACGTACCGCTGGCGGCCGCGCTGCTCGCCGTGGCCTGGGGCGGCGAAGCGCTGCTGCCCACGGCGCTGGTGGCGAGCGGTCTGGCCCACGCCCTGAGCGGAACGGCCGGCCTGCTGCCCTCTCAGGTGGCGTCCCGTGGCCAGAGCGGAGTGCATCTGGGGGGCGCGGCCCTGCTGCCCGACACCGTGCGCTTCATTCCGCGCCGTGCGCCCGACGCTCCGGCGGTGCCCTATGACGCCCTGCCCGCGCAGGCAGCCGCGGCTTCTGACGCCGAGACGGGAGGACGCGAACTGTACCGCCGGGGGGTGCCCCCGGGCTGGCGTGGCGCCCGCCTCAAGCTGCTCAGCCTGCCGCCTGGAGTGGAGATTGTCGGCATCGTGCGGGACGGCACGGTGAGGTTGCCGCGCCCGGAACTGCTGCTCACCCCCGATGACGAACTGGTGTTTCTGGCCCGCCCCGACGCCTACGCCGCGCTGGAAGGACTGTTGCGGCTGCCCGGAGCATGA
- the sodA gene encoding superoxide dismutase [Mn] encodes MAYQLPKLPYAYDALAPHIDARTMEIHHTKHHQAYIDNANKALEGTEFADLPVEELVTKLDSVPADKKTALRNNAGGHANHSLFWTVMGPNASGKPSGELMTAIEGAFGSFEDFKKKFEDAAKTRFGSGWAWLVVQNGKLAVVSTANQDSPLMGEAISGTSGTPVLGVDVWEHAYYLNYQNKRPDYLEAFWNVVNWDEVARRYAEAK; translated from the coding sequence ATGGCTTACCAACTTCCCAAACTGCCTTACGCCTACGACGCGCTGGCCCCCCACATTGACGCCCGCACCATGGAGATCCACCACACCAAGCACCACCAGGCCTACATTGACAACGCCAACAAGGCGCTGGAAGGCACCGAGTTCGCCGACCTGCCGGTGGAAGAACTGGTGACCAAACTGGACAGCGTGCCCGCCGACAAGAAGACGGCGCTGCGCAACAACGCGGGCGGCCACGCCAACCACAGCCTGTTCTGGACCGTGATGGGCCCCAACGCCAGCGGCAAGCCGAGCGGCGAACTGATGACGGCCATCGAGGGGGCCTTCGGCTCCTTCGAGGACTTCAAAAAGAAGTTCGAGGACGCCGCCAAGACCCGCTTCGGCAGCGGCTGGGCATGGCTGGTCGTGCAGAACGGCAAACTCGCCGTGGTGAGCACCGCCAACCAGGACAGCCCCCTGATGGGCGAGGCCATTTCCGGCACCAGCGGCACCCCAGTTCTGGGTGTGGACGTGTGGGAACACGCGTACTACCTCAACTACCAGAACAAGCGCCCCGACTACCTGGAGGCCTTCTGGAACGTGGTGAACTGGGACGAAGTGGCACGGCGCTACGCCGAGGCGAAGTAA
- a CDS encoding glycine--tRNA ligase has protein sequence MPASSMEELVSLCKRRGFIFQGSEIYGGLQGFYDYGPLGVELKNNIKAAWWRSNVYERDDMEGLDSSIIMHRLVLRHSGHEATFSDPMVDNKKNNKRYRLDHLVKDQKADVVARVAAEMGADPANFPAVVAALNASPARASEALKAAGVRDPFSGEVGDWTEPKPFNMMFKTTIGPVADEDSYGYLRPETAQGIFTNFKNVVDSTSRRLPFGIAQIGKAFRNEITPRNFIFRVRELEQMEIEFFCTPGTDEDWHQHWLDKRLAWWEAQGVPREKIEILDVPAEDLAHYSKRTYDLMYDYPTLGHEEIEGIANRSDYDLGSHTKAQAELGLVASVTENNDSIAKLTIPHPETNKPVVPFVIEPSAGVDRALLAVLSEAFTRETLENGSERIVLKLRPHLAPIKVAVIPLARNREEITAVARAIKAELQGLGLGRVLYEDSGNIGKAYRRHDEVGTPYCVTVDFDTVGKGEDPSLTDTVTIRDRDTLAQERVKISELSGWIREKLR, from the coding sequence ATGCCCGCATCATCAATGGAAGAGCTGGTCAGCCTGTGCAAACGCCGGGGCTTTATTTTTCAGGGGTCCGAGATCTACGGCGGCCTGCAGGGCTTTTACGACTACGGCCCCCTGGGCGTGGAGCTGAAGAACAACATCAAGGCCGCGTGGTGGAGAAGCAACGTCTACGAACGTGACGACATGGAGGGCCTGGACTCCAGCATCATCATGCACCGCCTGGTTCTGCGCCACAGCGGCCACGAGGCGACGTTCTCGGACCCGATGGTGGACAACAAGAAGAACAACAAGCGCTACCGCCTGGACCATCTGGTCAAGGACCAGAAAGCGGACGTGGTGGCGCGGGTCGCCGCCGAGATGGGCGCAGACCCGGCCAACTTTCCGGCGGTGGTGGCGGCGCTGAACGCCAGCCCGGCGCGCGCCTCGGAAGCGCTGAAGGCAGCGGGCGTGCGCGACCCCTTCTCCGGCGAGGTCGGGGACTGGACCGAGCCCAAGCCGTTCAACATGATGTTCAAGACGACCATCGGCCCGGTGGCCGACGAGGACAGCTACGGCTACCTGCGCCCGGAAACCGCCCAGGGCATCTTCACCAACTTCAAGAACGTGGTGGACAGCACCTCGCGCCGCCTGCCCTTCGGCATCGCGCAGATTGGCAAGGCCTTTCGCAACGAGATCACGCCGCGCAACTTCATCTTCCGGGTGCGTGAGCTCGAGCAGATGGAAATCGAGTTCTTCTGTACGCCCGGCACCGACGAGGACTGGCACCAGCACTGGCTGGACAAACGCCTGGCGTGGTGGGAGGCGCAGGGCGTGCCCCGCGAGAAGATCGAGATTCTGGACGTGCCGGCAGAGGACCTTGCGCACTATTCCAAGCGCACCTACGACCTGATGTACGACTACCCCACGCTGGGCCATGAGGAAATCGAGGGCATCGCCAACCGCAGCGACTATGACCTCGGCTCCCACACCAAGGCGCAGGCCGAGCTGGGTCTGGTCGCCAGCGTCACCGAGAACAACGACAGCATTGCCAAGCTGACCATTCCCCACCCCGAGACGAACAAGCCGGTGGTGCCCTTCGTGATCGAGCCCTCGGCGGGCGTGGACCGTGCGCTGCTCGCCGTGCTGAGCGAGGCCTTTACCCGCGAGACGCTGGAAAACGGAAGCGAGCGCATCGTGCTCAAGCTGCGTCCCCACCTCGCGCCCATCAAGGTGGCGGTCATTCCGCTGGCGCGCAACCGCGAGGAGATCACGGCGGTCGCCCGGGCCATCAAGGCCGAGCTGCAGGGCCTGGGCCTGGGCCGCGTGCTGTACGAGGACAGCGGCAACATCGGCAAGGCGTACCGCCGCCACGACGAGGTCGGCACGCCGTACTGCGTGACCGTGGACTTCGACACCGTGGGCAAGGGCGAGGACCCCAGCCTGACCGACACCGTGACCATCCGTGACCGCGACACGCTGGCCCAGGAGCGCGTAAAGATCAGCGAACTGAGCGGCTGGATCCGGGAAAAGCTGCGGTAA
- a CDS encoding metallophosphoesterase family protein has product MRVAIIADIHGNADALQAVLADARAQGAEQLIVNGDVVNRGPDSVAVLDTLLSRSDVTFTLGNHDDLLRLWDARSAKLPPEWFADPFWGATDWSARQLDCAGLLHVPADWPMTLTLQESGLPPVLVAHGSAQDYREGLSERTPPQRVDELSAGHGVLVGSHIHRPAHAEVGGVLVLNTGAVGAPANGDPRAQYLLLTSGPGGWHAELRAVPYDRTGVLARFDSSGLLDTGLSARIFRDEVLTSRSLYTPYWMWTQEDGLPRDDRTWDEFLRRRGLTPGHASAGS; this is encoded by the coding sequence ATGCGCGTGGCGATCATCGCGGACATTCATGGCAACGCCGATGCGCTGCAGGCTGTGCTCGCGGACGCCCGCGCGCAGGGAGCCGAGCAGTTGATCGTGAACGGGGATGTGGTCAACCGGGGCCCGGATTCGGTGGCCGTGCTGGACACGCTGTTGTCGCGCTCCGACGTGACCTTCACGCTGGGCAACCACGACGATCTGCTGCGGCTGTGGGACGCCCGCAGCGCCAAGTTGCCCCCCGAGTGGTTTGCCGACCCCTTCTGGGGGGCCACCGACTGGAGCGCCCGGCAACTGGACTGCGCCGGACTGCTGCACGTGCCCGCCGACTGGCCGATGACCCTAACCCTGCAGGAGTCGGGGCTGCCGCCGGTTCTGGTCGCCCATGGCTCGGCGCAGGATTACCGCGAGGGACTCAGCGAGCGCACCCCGCCGCAGCGGGTCGACGAACTCAGTGCCGGACACGGCGTGCTGGTCGGCTCGCACATCCACCGCCCAGCCCACGCGGAGGTCGGCGGCGTGCTCGTGCTGAACACCGGAGCGGTGGGCGCACCGGCCAACGGCGATCCACGGGCCCAGTACCTGCTGCTGACCTCTGGACCGGGTGGCTGGCACGCCGAGTTGCGGGCCGTCCCCTATGACCGTACCGGCGTGCTGGCGCGCTTTGACAGCAGCGGACTGCTGGACACCGGCCTCAGCGCCCGGATTTTCCGCGATGAGGTCCTGACCTCACGCAGCCTGTACACGCCGTACTGGATGTGGACGCAGGAGGACGGCCTGCCCCGTGACGACCGGACCTGGGACGAGTTCCTGCGGCGGCGTGGGCTGACGCCGGGACACGCGAGCGCCGGGTCATAA
- the mqnC gene encoding cyclic dehypoxanthinyl futalosine synthase, which produces MTAPSPTVPAEVLEKAARGERLNAAEIEALYGLPLPEVAGVANALRLERRNPDVVTFLIDRNINYTNICNVGCNFCAFYRTKRQKDSYTLDYEEISAKIRELEDVGGTRILLQGGVNPELGLDYYTGLLRHVKANHPTIRIDAFSPEEVLFMEKTFGLSLDALLDTLIAAGLDGLPGAGGEILEDEVRQKAAPARIGADDWFRIIDAAQRKGLYTIATMVIGFGETYAQRTRHLLKIRDQQDRATREYGGNGFSGFAMWSLQTEHTRLHGKAPGATAHEYLQQLAVARLALDNIPNIQASWPAQGFKVAQAALYYGANDLGSTMLEENVVSAAGGHGRHRATVRELIRIAVDAGFTPAIRNSRFEIIDWPDVHSALGRAENNPEEGRAVGAAG; this is translated from the coding sequence ATGACCGCCCCCTCCCCCACCGTCCCCGCCGAGGTTCTGGAGAAGGCGGCGCGTGGCGAGCGCCTGAACGCCGCCGAGATCGAGGCGCTGTACGGCCTGCCCCTGCCGGAGGTTGCCGGGGTCGCCAACGCCCTGCGCCTGGAGCGCCGTAACCCGGACGTGGTGACCTTCCTGATCGACCGCAACATCAACTACACCAACATCTGCAATGTGGGCTGCAACTTCTGCGCCTTCTACCGCACGAAGCGGCAGAAAGACAGCTACACCCTGGATTACGAGGAGATCAGCGCCAAGATCCGGGAACTCGAGGATGTCGGCGGCACGCGCATCCTGTTGCAGGGCGGCGTGAACCCCGAACTGGGGCTGGACTACTACACCGGGCTGCTGCGGCACGTCAAGGCGAACCACCCCACCATCCGCATCGACGCCTTCTCGCCCGAGGAAGTGCTGTTCATGGAAAAGACCTTCGGGCTGAGCCTGGACGCGCTGCTGGACACCCTGATCGCGGCCGGGCTGGACGGCCTGCCGGGAGCGGGCGGCGAGATCCTGGAAGACGAGGTGCGCCAGAAGGCCGCGCCCGCACGCATCGGCGCCGACGACTGGTTCCGCATCATTGACGCGGCGCAGCGCAAGGGGCTGTATACCATCGCCACCATGGTCATCGGCTTTGGTGAGACGTATGCCCAGCGCACCCGCCACCTGCTCAAGATCCGCGACCAGCAGGACCGGGCCACGCGCGAGTACGGCGGCAACGGCTTTTCCGGCTTTGCGATGTGGAGCCTGCAGACCGAACACACCCGGCTGCACGGCAAGGCCCCCGGCGCGACCGCCCATGAGTACCTGCAGCAGCTCGCCGTGGCCCGCCTCGCCCTGGACAACATTCCCAACATTCAGGCGTCGTGGCCCGCACAGGGGTTCAAGGTGGCGCAGGCCGCGCTGTACTACGGCGCGAACGATCTGGGTTCGACCATGCTTGAGGAGAATGTGGTCTCGGCAGCCGGGGGCCACGGGCGGCACCGGGCCACCGTGCGCGAGCTGATCCGGATTGCTGTGGACGCCGGCTTCACTCCCGCCATTCGCAACAGCCGCTTTGAGATCATCGACTGGCCGGATGTTCACTCGGCGCTGGGCCGCGCCGAGAACAATCCCGAAGAGGGCCGCGCGGTCGGAGCCGCCGGTTAA
- a CDS encoding glucose-6-phosphate dehydrogenase assembly protein OpcA, producing MTATDAHLIGPVETSVRKAQATLDELWQRTTVETRAYTGNIVALTVRKHRARVEEALRGLEGRYAGRQIIGVMDGTDDLKVHASLVPQRGGLFVERLTLDASTEQLQGAILPLLRPATVNHVWWGADTKPGGPLLRELTDIADQVIADSLTLDIPPARHYALADLGWSRSAGWREALAQVFDSPEAARQLQHVDHLSVRYAGTKDLPARLYAGFVADTLGWPDLKGVEFRAARCGRENGDLCGVELSGPGVRFVLHGVEGEVVRVETRWEDKKHVSEVNVPAMTLAEGLGRVMARPERIENFENAWALAKETL from the coding sequence ATGACCGCCACCGACGCCCATCTGATCGGCCCGGTGGAAACCAGCGTGCGTAAAGCGCAGGCCACGCTGGACGAGCTGTGGCAGCGCACCACCGTGGAGACCCGGGCCTACACCGGCAACATCGTGGCGTTGACCGTCCGCAAGCACCGGGCGCGGGTGGAGGAGGCGCTGCGTGGGCTGGAAGGGCGTTATGCCGGACGGCAGATCATCGGGGTCATGGACGGCACCGATGACCTGAAGGTCCATGCCAGTCTGGTGCCGCAGCGCGGCGGCCTGTTCGTGGAGCGGCTGACGCTGGACGCCAGCACCGAGCAGCTGCAGGGAGCCATCTTGCCCCTGCTGCGGCCGGCCACGGTCAACCACGTGTGGTGGGGTGCCGACACCAAACCCGGCGGGCCGCTGCTGCGCGAGCTCACCGACATCGCCGATCAGGTGATTGCCGACAGCCTCACGCTGGACATCCCCCCGGCGCGGCATTACGCCCTGGCCGATCTGGGCTGGAGCCGTTCGGCCGGCTGGCGCGAGGCGCTGGCCCAGGTGTTCGACAGTCCGGAGGCCGCGCGGCAACTGCAGCATGTGGATCACCTGAGCGTGCGCTACGCCGGCACCAAGGATCTGCCCGCCCGGCTGTACGCCGGTTTTGTCGCCGACACGCTGGGCTGGCCCGACCTGAAGGGCGTGGAATTCCGGGCGGCGCGGTGTGGCCGTGAGAACGGGGACCTGTGCGGCGTGGAACTGTCTGGCCCGGGGGTGCGCTTTGTGCTGCACGGCGTGGAGGGAGAGGTGGTCCGCGTAGAAACCCGCTGGGAAGACAAGAAACACGTCAGCGAGGTCAATGTGCCGGCCATGACGCTGGCCGAGGGGCTGGGCCGGGTGATGGCGCGCCCGGAACGCATCGAGAATTTTGAGAATGCCTGGGCGCTGGCCAAGGAGACGCTGTGA
- the pgl gene encoding 6-phosphogluconolactonase: MNLKVFPTAQAAADAAAHAFARAAREAVAQRGSFHVALSGGGTPKLMYATLRELPDIPWKSVHVYFGDERSVGPDSPESNYGSAQQHLLSYVPVPPAQIHRMEGERRPLEPAAADYAALLPACMDVNLLGMGDDGHTASLFPGTQALDADGRVVANHVPQHDTWRLTFTFPEINSARERWMLVTGRGKATALADVQAGRGDHPVARVEAPVWFVDAAAAGKAED, encoded by the coding sequence ATGAATCTGAAGGTGTTTCCCACCGCGCAGGCGGCGGCCGACGCGGCGGCACACGCCTTTGCCCGCGCGGCGCGCGAGGCGGTCGCGCAGCGGGGCAGCTTTCATGTCGCGCTGTCTGGGGGGGGGACCCCCAAGCTGATGTACGCGACCCTGCGCGAGCTGCCGGACATTCCCTGGAAGTCGGTTCATGTCTATTTCGGCGACGAGCGCAGCGTCGGTCCGGACAGCCCCGAGAGCAACTACGGCTCGGCCCAGCAGCACCTGCTGTCCTACGTGCCAGTGCCACCCGCGCAGATTCACCGCATGGAGGGAGAGCGCCGTCCCCTGGAACCCGCTGCGGCCGACTACGCCGCCCTGCTGCCGGCCTGCATGGACGTGAATCTGCTGGGCATGGGCGATGACGGCCACACGGCCAGCCTGTTTCCCGGCACGCAGGCGCTGGACGCGGACGGACGGGTGGTCGCGAACCACGTGCCGCAACACGACACCTGGCGTCTGACCTTCACCTTCCCGGAAATCAACTCGGCGCGCGAGCGCTGGATGCTCGTCACCGGCCGTGGCAAGGCCACCGCCCTGGCCGATGTGCAGGCCGGACGCGGCGACCATCCCGTCGCGCGGGTCGAGGCCCCGGTGTGGTTCGTGGACGCGGCGGCAGCTGGAAAAGCTGAGGACTGA
- the zwf gene encoding glucose-6-phosphate dehydrogenase, with protein sequence MTPGRGKKGADPQAAGEQPKTAAAKKSTAVKKGAPAEEAAADSKTRAATPAGRQAVKQTVSEKAAQKASSPGKKPRKSRQRVPSRAGADGQNPFRTLMRRNRAPEPTTLVIFGATGDLSRRKLLPAVFGLWQDGLLGSAFNIVGVGRQDMTDEQFKDYAVAALKESKETDAIEPGSLEKFRELLYYEFGDFGSDEVYDLVGKELDRAEKAHGGRKNALFYLSTPPSLFEPISNGLGRLGLADQSEGWRRIVIEKPFGRNLDSSRELNEAIHRVWDESQVYRIDHYLGKETVQNLMAIRFGNAIFEPLWNRGFVDHVQITAAEDLGLEGRAGYYEEAGVVRDMLQNHLMQLFALTAMEAPAAFDAEAIRDEKTKVLRAVKPIPSGRVDRVAVRGQYGPGSMDGERVPGYRQEPGVKHGSRTPTYVALKLEVDNWRWQGVPFFLRTGKRLPKKVTEIAVVFKRPPLGIFPGGLERNVLAFRIQPDEGVSLKFSSKSPGQEMVLREVVMDFRYDAFGAQLESPYSRLLLDALIGDATLFPREDEVDHAWQIVGGILDSWDTPPGGTGDAPDFPNYPAGSWGPEAAEELIGPDRRWRRL encoded by the coding sequence ATGACCCCGGGGCGCGGCAAGAAAGGAGCCGACCCGCAGGCCGCCGGTGAGCAGCCCAAGACCGCCGCAGCGAAGAAGAGTACCGCGGTGAAGAAGGGCGCTCCGGCCGAAGAGGCCGCGGCAGATTCCAAGACCAGGGCCGCCACCCCGGCGGGCCGTCAGGCGGTCAAGCAGACCGTGAGTGAAAAGGCGGCGCAGAAGGCGAGCAGCCCCGGCAAGAAGCCCAGAAAGTCGCGCCAGCGCGTGCCCAGCCGCGCCGGGGCCGACGGCCAGAACCCCTTCCGCACCCTGATGCGCCGCAACCGTGCGCCGGAACCAACGACCCTGGTGATCTTCGGAGCCACCGGCGACCTGTCGCGGCGCAAGCTGCTGCCGGCCGTGTTCGGGCTGTGGCAGGACGGCCTGCTGGGCAGTGCATTCAACATCGTGGGTGTGGGCCGTCAGGACATGACCGACGAGCAGTTCAAGGACTACGCCGTCGCGGCGCTGAAGGAAAGCAAGGAAACCGACGCCATCGAGCCGGGCAGCCTGGAAAAGTTCCGGGAGCTGCTGTACTACGAGTTCGGTGATTTTGGCAGCGACGAGGTCTACGATCTCGTGGGCAAGGAACTGGACCGTGCCGAGAAGGCACATGGCGGGCGCAAGAACGCACTGTTCTACCTCTCGACCCCGCCCAGCCTGTTTGAACCGATCAGCAACGGTCTGGGCCGCCTGGGGCTGGCCGACCAGTCGGAGGGCTGGCGGCGCATCGTCATCGAGAAGCCCTTCGGGCGGAATCTGGACAGCTCCCGCGAGCTGAACGAGGCGATCCACCGCGTCTGGGACGAGTCCCAGGTGTACCGCATTGACCACTACCTGGGCAAGGAGACGGTGCAGAACCTGATGGCCATTCGCTTCGGCAATGCCATTTTCGAGCCGCTGTGGAACCGGGGCTTTGTGGACCATGTGCAGATCACGGCTGCCGAGGACCTGGGTCTGGAGGGCCGGGCCGGGTACTACGAGGAAGCGGGCGTGGTGCGCGACATGTTGCAAAACCACCTGATGCAGCTGTTCGCGCTGACCGCCATGGAAGCGCCCGCCGCCTTCGATGCGGAGGCCATCCGTGACGAGAAAACCAAGGTGTTGCGGGCCGTCAAGCCGATTCCTTCGGGCCGCGTCGACCGGGTGGCGGTGCGCGGGCAGTATGGCCCCGGCAGCATGGACGGCGAGCGGGTGCCCGGGTACCGCCAGGAACCGGGCGTCAAGCACGGCAGCCGCACCCCGACCTATGTGGCGCTCAAGCTGGAGGTGGACAACTGGCGCTGGCAGGGCGTGCCCTTTTTCCTGCGGACGGGCAAACGGCTGCCCAAGAAGGTCACCGAGATTGCCGTGGTCTTCAAGCGTCCGCCGCTGGGCATCTTTCCTGGGGGGCTGGAGCGCAATGTGCTCGCCTTCCGCATCCAGCCCGATGAAGGCGTGAGCCTCAAGTTCTCCAGCAAATCCCCGGGACAGGAGATGGTGCTGCGCGAGGTGGTGATGGACTTTCGCTACGATGCGTTCGGCGCACAGCTCGAAAGCCCGTATTCCCGCCTGCTGCTCGACGCCCTGATCGGCGACGCGACCCTGTTTCCCCGCGAAGACGAGGTGGATCACGCCTGGCAGATTGTGGGCGGCATTCTCGACTCCTGGGACACCCCGCCCGGCGGCACGGGCGACGCCCCCGACTTTCCCAACTATCCGGCCGGCAGCTGGGGACCGGAGGCCGCCGAGGAACTGATTGGTCCGGACCGGCGCTGGAGGCGACTGTGA